One window from the genome of Prinia subflava isolate CZ2003 ecotype Zambia chromosome 2, Cam_Psub_1.2, whole genome shotgun sequence encodes:
- the HDDC2 gene encoding 5'-deoxynucleotidase HDDC2 isoform X4, which translates to MAASGGAGLLAFLRLLGQLKRVPRTGWVYRNVANPESVSDHMYRMAMMALVTEDKSLNKDRCIRLALVHDMAECIVGDIAPADNIPKEEKHRREKEYENQSTAEAKFVKQLDQCEMILQAFEYEELENTPGRLQDFFDSTAGKFVHPEILQLVSLMNTERKKRIAATSHPHS; encoded by the exons ATGGCGGCgagcggcggcgccgggctGCTGGCCTTCCTGCgcctgctggggcagctcaaG AGAGTGCCGCGGACAGGATGGGTGTACAGGAACGTGGCAAACCCCGAGAGCGTCTCCGACCATATGTACAGGATGGCGATGATGGCTTTGGTGACTGAAGACAAAAGCCTTAACAAGGACAG ATGCATACGATTGGCTTTGGTTCATGATATGGCCGAATGCATTGTTGGAGATATTGCTCCTGCAGATAATATCCCAAAAGAGGAgaaacacaggagagaaaag GAATATGAAAACCAGTCTACTGCAGAGGCCAAGTTTGTCAAGCAGTTGGATCAGTGTGAGATGATACTGCAGGCATTTGAGTATGAAGAGCTGGAAAACACACCTGGCAGACTGCAGGATTTTTTTGATTCAACTGCTG ggAAGTTTGTTCACCCAGAAATACTCCAGCTTGTATCTCTGATgaacacagaaaggaaaaaaagaatagcTGCCACATCTCATCCACATTCCTGA
- the HDDC2 gene encoding 5'-deoxynucleotidase HDDC2 isoform X3 yields MAASGGAGLLAFLRLLGQLKRVPRTGWVYRNVANPESVSDHMYRMAMMALVTEDKSLNKDRCIRLALVHDMAECIVGDIAPADNIPKEEKHRREKTAMQQLTQHLSEDLSKEIYELWEEYENQSTAEAKFVKQLDQCEMILQAFEYEELENTPGRLQDFFDSTAGKFVHPEILQLVSLMNTERKKRIAATSHPHS; encoded by the exons ATGGCGGCgagcggcggcgccgggctGCTGGCCTTCCTGCgcctgctggggcagctcaaG AGAGTGCCGCGGACAGGATGGGTGTACAGGAACGTGGCAAACCCCGAGAGCGTCTCCGACCATATGTACAGGATGGCGATGATGGCTTTGGTGACTGAAGACAAAAGCCTTAACAAGGACAG ATGCATACGATTGGCTTTGGTTCATGATATGGCCGAATGCATTGTTGGAGATATTGCTCCTGCAGATAATATCCCAAAAGAGGAgaaacacaggagagaaaag acagctATGCAACAACTGACACAACATCTATCAGAGGACCTCAGTAAAGAAATCTATGAACTCTGGGAA GAATATGAAAACCAGTCTACTGCAGAGGCCAAGTTTGTCAAGCAGTTGGATCAGTGTGAGATGATACTGCAGGCATTTGAGTATGAAGAGCTGGAAAACACACCTGGCAGACTGCAGGATTTTTTTGATTCAACTGCTG ggAAGTTTGTTCACCCAGAAATACTCCAGCTTGTATCTCTGATgaacacagaaaggaaaaaaagaatagcTGCCACATCTCATCCACATTCCTGA